In Poecilia reticulata strain Guanapo linkage group LG17, Guppy_female_1.0+MT, whole genome shotgun sequence, the following proteins share a genomic window:
- the ppp1r7 gene encoding protein phosphatase 1 regulatory subunit 7: MASLSVGEHQEMEVDRRGESEESGDDDTRRRSINGDVDPSQTAGTSKEESPVDMDTITLDPEEEDVDLVHCRIGKIEGLEVLQKAKTLSLRQNLIKKIENLESLSSLQELDLYDNQIRKLENLSNLKELEMLDVSFNILRKMENLEELTKIKKLFLVHNKVTAISNMDHLTSLEMLELGSNRIRVIENLDALSSLQSLFLGTNKITKLQNLDSLHNLTVLSIQSNRITKIEGLQNLVNLKELYLSHNGIEVIEGLENNKKLTTLDVAANRVKKIENVSHLTELQEFWMNDNQIDNWSDLDELKNAKSLETVYLERNPLQKDPQYRRKIMLALPTVRQIDATFIRF; encoded by the exons ATGGCTTCTCTGTCTGTTGGAGAGCATCAAGAAATGGAAG TGGACCGACGAGGTGAGTCTGAAGAGTCTGGTGATGATGACACCAGAAGAAGGAGTATCAACGGCGATGTGGACCCCAGTCAGACCGCAGGCACAA GTAAAGAAGAGTCCCCTGTTGACATGGACACCATAACCTTGGACCCAGAAGAAGAG GATGTTGATCTCGTTCATTGTCGTATTGGAAAAATCGAAGGATTGGAAGTTCTACAGAAGGCCAAA ACACTATCCTTAAGACAGAACCTCATCAAAAAGATAGAAAACCTTGAGAGCTTGAGCTCGCTACAAGAACTAGATCTCTACGACAATCAGATCCGCAAACTAGAGAACCTGAGCAACCTCAAAGAATTAGA GATGCTTGACGTTTCCTTTAACATTCTGAGGAAAATGGAGAATTTGGAGGAGTTgaccaaaattaaaaaactcTTCCTGGTTCACAACAAAGTCACCGCCATCTCCAACATGGACCACCTCACAAGTCTGGAAATGTTGGAGCTGGGCTCCAATCGTATTAGG GTCATCGAGAACCTAGACGCTCTTTCGTCACTGCAGAGTTTGTTTCTTGGAACcaataaaataacaaagctTCAGAATCTGGACAGTTTACACAACCTGACTGTTTTAAGCATTCAG AGTAACCGGATTACTAAAATCGAGGGACTACAGAACCTGGTCAACCTGAAAGAACTCTACCTGAGCCACAATGGCATTGAGGTCATAGAGGGCCTGGAGAACAAC aaaaaacTCACCACGCTGGACGTTGCTGCCAATCGAGTAAAGAAAATTGAGAACGTCAGCCACCTGACAGAGCTGCAGGAATTCTGG ATGAACGATAACCAGATAGACAACTGGTCGGATCTTGACGAGCTGAAGAATGCCAAGTCCCTGGAGACGGTGTACCTGGAGCGGAACCCTCTACAGAAAGATCCTCAGTACAGAAGAAAGATCATGCTGGCACTGCCCACTGTGCGCCAGATCGACGCTACCTTTATTCGCTTCTAA